The Vitis vinifera cultivar Pinot Noir 40024 chromosome 8, ASM3070453v1 genome segment CAGTTTACCTTCACGTCTCCTAAGGTCCCCAACCAAGGCATTCCTAGAATCACATCAGTGTTGCCTAATTCAAGTGGAAGAAAATCTTCCACTACGGTGAGCCCTTGCATTGAAATACAAACTCCTCTACAAATGCCCTTCCCTTTCACGGATATCCCGGTTCCCATCATCACCCCGTAACTCGTTGTTGTAGTTAATGGAAGTGCTAATTGTTGAACCAATTCAAGGGATAAAAAATTGTGGGTAGTCCCACTGTCTACAAGGATGATTACCTCTTTTGACCCGATCGTCCCTTTGATCTTCATAGTTCCCGACGTAGTTAAACCGACCACGGAATTTAGAGATAATTCCACAGCGTCTTTCAGCTCGATGAGTGCAGGTTCTTCGGTTGCTCTGTCGTCAAACCGGTTATCGTCTTCCTCCTCATCTTCGTGCACCAATAAAACCCGTAATTCTTTCTTACAGCGATGACCAGGGGAGAACTTTTCTTCACACTTAAAACAAAGCCCCTTCTCTCTACGGGCTTGAAGCTCCGATTCCGTCAGTCTCTTTATCGGAATCTCACGTCGCTGGCTCATCGTCTTCTCGCCGACTGCCACTGCCTTAGTCTGAAAATTTTCCCCAATCTTCCACTCATCTCGATTTGCAGATGACAACATTTTGGTGCTCCTTGGGCCATTTGGGCCATTTGGTTCACGGGCTACTCTCATGGCTAAATTCCTGTCTTCAACTCGTTGGGCCATTTCCATCAAGTGGCCTAGCCCATATGGTTGCAGTAGACGTAGCTCAGCCCGGATCTCAGGAAGCAGTCCATTCATAAACGTGCTTTCCATTACCTCCTCCGAAATCCCTTTCAATGGAGTCACCAGAATCTCGAATTCCCGCCGGTATGCTGCCACTGTCCCTTGTTGTCGCGCCGCCAAAAACTGCTCACAAAGGCTCCCTTCTTGAGTTGGACGAAAACGAAGCAACAGCCGCCTCTTCAAATTTTCCCAACTCCCAAACACCTCCCTCGAATCAGTCCACTGGTACCAAGAGAGTGCGTCCCCATCTAAACTCATCGCGGCGGCGACTAATTTCCCTTCTTCCGTGAGTCCGTACGTTGCAAAGTATCGATTGGCCCAGAAGATCCAACAGTCCAGGTTCTCTCCCGTAAATATAGGCATCTCCACCCGTCGGCTGCCGCGCCATTCTCCATTTCCGCCTCGCCTCATCTCATCCGACGCCATCCCCCCCCAGTGGGTTCCCCAACTCCAGGGATCCATCCTGCCCGATCTTCTCGTTGAGCAACAGTCGTCGTGTTCCGCCCTAATGACAACGCCGCCATTGCCTTCTGTGTCTCTTCCAGCGACTGCAGAACTCGCATTACGTTCTGAGCAAGGTCCATCACCGTCTTTTCCATTCCTGGTAAGCGCTGCATCTTCTCTCTGATTTCTCCAACTTCCTTCTCTAGACAATCCACGCGACCTTCATTCCTTTTCTGAGCCATCTGGATcgatgctctgataccaaattgATAGGTATCTAATGGagaattattattgaatttcaagaatttcaagAAACAAGAGTCCCAACTGGTCCTCAAATCCCTACCAGATCCACAATATTTCCCTGCCCTATAATTCCCCCTCTTCTATTTAAACCTTCCCCTCAGCCCGTATCCAACTATGACCTAACCTCCACTAAAGCTATTACAACTAATTGCCAGGTGGCAGTATATTCCTCTTCCCTTTTCTATTATACACATAACGTATAGGAGGCCTATCAGATACATTCTTATATTTCAAGAAAaccctaattttattttgtgaaacatattttctaataattctTAAATCTTTGCAGATTTACCATCACCCAGAATCCTGAAAGTAGCTTGTTGACTgccaaatattaatttaaatataagctAATACATATGATTAGCTCAATAATCTCTCAGCATAGCCCAATGATGATGCTACTCATACAAGAAACCTCGAAAACTAAAGATTATGTTAGCCCAAGGATTCCCCTAAtcatattttgatgataacaaaccatggttagtTTACTAATGGCTTTAAATCAAGAAGAGTATCACATTTTATGCGAGAAATTCAAGATAATCAGCAAAGGATCAAATGGATGCAAGTTTAAGTGTGCATGAAGACCTTAAGCCTAGGATCTATTTGTAAGATAAATACATGGGTGCACCTAGGTTTGTCATATTAAATCATGCATCTTTCAATACttggtttatgcattaaagttgatttttttattaaaacccGAGTATTCTTTCACAAACCTTaggcaaaatattttaaacttgacCTATTATAACACCTAAAGACTTTGCCtaaatgttagaaaaaaaatgatttgaaaaaaataggttttcaggGATTTATTGACCTACCGATCAAGGGGAGAGCCAACCAACTAAGTCGGTTCCCTTTCCTGGTAAAAAACTGGTCAAGGTTTCCTTCTCCCGATCAAAGGGACCTCTTTCCCGGTCGAAGGTCACCCCCTTCCCAATCAAGGTCCGGTCAAGCCCCAATAGTCACCTGTTGTGCATTTAATGTCCaatggctagtcaaccggtcaaACTGGAGCTCAACTGAACAAGGTTAGTTTCTGCCACTTTTGGTGTCCAAGGCtggaaacctataaattaataacttcaCTTCATTTATTACATAGAGAACACCTGCAATCATCTTCCCAACtacttatttcttaataaaagctctttttttttatacttagtGCATTGTTCTTCACTTGCAAACCACCTTAGTGCACCCTTATCATTCATCCTACCCTTTCTTTGTAAGGTGAGAGtgtttttcattgattattGAAGTGAGGTTGTGAGTATTTAAAGCTTCAAGTTGAGATATACTTGAAGGGATATTGTAGCACCCATTGGAGCCAGAATCCAATTGTAGAGCATTGGAAGCTTAGTTGAAACTTCACAGATAGTTTAAAGCTTCACTCGGTTGGAGCTTGAAGAGAATGAACGTAGGTAAAAAGTGTCGAAATACTATAAAAACTTTGTATTTGCTTTCTCtatctctatttttttatttattgttctttaatttgtttaaatttagtgtatttggaaaagatttttaaaactcAATTCACCCCTCCTCTTGGGTGATTTTCTTAATTGATTAGCCTTAAATTCACCGATTATATCTCTAAAACTCAAACATTCAAGCCTAACCTTCAAAGGCCAAAGGTCTCATGACTTCATCAAGAAGAAATATTGGTACCCTGAGGAAAAGAGGCTTAGCTTGTAGAAGGATATCTATAAAGTCCACATttcttatctatcaaaaaaaaataaagtccACATTTCTTCAAAAACTAAGAACAAAGAATAGGTTGGAAATAAATTATCAACATCCAAAAACACCTAAAAGTAAAAGCAGTGATTGAAATATCAGAATAAATCAGTGAAATTTCTCTCATATTTTGGTTATTGGCGAGTTTCGACAGGATATTTGCTATCGATTATCAGATGAGAGATATTTCGCCCATTTATCAAAAATATTGTCAATATTTCGGCTTTTATCGGTTTTTTGCCGATttatcgggaaatttcccgattTTTTGGCTAGTCAACACCCGCAAGAGATGGTCAACCCACGCCAacgcttaaaattgttaaagcTGCAGATAAAGGATTCGAACCCAATCCAAAAAACTTGGGTTCAAGGCTGGTTACCACTAGAATGACTTCACCTACGTTAATATGTATGCATAAACTTCAATATATTAAAGTCtactatattttaataaataaattaattctaatcattatattttaaactttatttaattgattattaaaagtataaaaaacatcattataattttcttaacaaatattttttatattatttataattaaatataaaaaaaatataaatattaaaaatcatcatttattttaaattattgaatacatttggattaaataaattatgattttaatattaaatttatcatcatttatttcattaatcttatttcaaaaaaattagtatcatttcacttttaaatttttttatatttatccttttaatttatttaattttaaatgtgtttatttaaaatattaaaaatataaatttattcaaaaattactaaaatataaaaaattaataatgaagttccgatattttataaataaaaattaatttgataagataaattattaatataatttttaattattttaataaattagtaTCAACAGCAAAAAGTTGTCaccacaaataataaaattttagaaagtaaatcttaaataaaatgttttatataaatcttaaaaaggctttaattttatatttaaaatgtaataaaatatgttttaataaaagtagtttttgatttttaaaataaatgaatataaatatatcaaatgaatttaatataattttttctataaaaaaatttgataaatattatttttaataatacttatgtcaattacatttacaaaataattttaatatgtgtattctttcttattttatcatttttttaaagttttctaaacattttcataaattttgaactATTTCTATTCGatcgatatttttatcaaaatatccaccgatatttctaatatatccataaaattcaaGTACTGATATTTGTGTTTATCGATATTTCAAACCTTGAGTTAAAGAAAGACAAGTGGGTAAACACTGTAAGAAGCATGAAAACAACAATGATCACCATATTGATTGGGAGTATAAGACACAAGATAGTCTCTAAACAGAGGTAACTTTTCTTCCACACCCACCCAACCCCCAACAAGCACAGAGAGacagagaaaaggaaagaaacagtTATTCATCTAATTATTGGAGCTTGGCCTTGTGTCTTAACCATTTCTGATATTTGAGGCTGTATTTGAAGTTATTGAAATTGGATATTCACCAAGGTGTAAAACAACTAAAAGCAGTAAGTTGCTAGAGCAGAGCTAGTTGGGTATTTATAATCTTCCAGATTAATTCAATAGAACGAGTAAAACACACAATGATTCTGCATAAAGAATTTGGCAAGGCATGCCCATCATTTTATCCAGTTTGCTAGGATAGCAAATTGAAAATGTAAGATAGAAATtgagaataatttcatttaactCACAGTTTCAAAATTAATGGGATCCATCTCCTTGAGCTTCTCTATTTGACCCTCAGAGTCTGGATCAAAGACACTGCCAATAAAGGTGTACACTTCAGAAAAATCTGGTATACCTGTGACACAAAATGTAgataattttagtttaaaaggTTAAGCTAATACGAAAAATAATACATTAATATTCAAAGTTATGAATCTTAAGAAGTgagaatatgaaaataagagaGGAAGAATTGACAACATGTGAGAAATATAATGGCTTTAATAATATTGGTCTCACGTATTTAGAGGCTCGATTAGTTGATGGCTAAGCTGAATAGAGCACACTGCAGTACAACATGGCAAGTAATATGGAAGTAAACTTACATCAAATGAGCATGATATTTGACAAAGACAACATCATGAGAAACTACACTATAAGCCACTTCAGAACCGAATGAGGTTATGGCAATTTACAACCCAAGGTGTCAAAACAGAAACCCATCATCCATGTTAATGATGACAGGCTCCCATTTTGATATCTCTTGGATGCTCCCTTCTTCGATTAAACAGTTCTGGGGATGGCATGGGAGTTCTATGGGGAAGAATGTAGGAGAGCATGGAGCACAGTTCCTTTGTGCCTGTTTTGGATAATTTGGAGGGACAAAATAGAAGGAGCAGTCAGAGCTACCACTGAAAAATTCCCTTTTGTGCTCGTATGCCACTATAATGAATCATATAACTCAGAGGTTAAAACTCAATAGTGAAGGATCTCATTTCAAGAAAAAAGAACTTATGGTTAAAAACTTACCATGAAGTGCAGAACCTTGTTTTCTTTGCTTCTGTAACTCAGAGCTTGGCAGTGTTCTGCTTGACCTTCCAATGCCACAAACATCACTGTTACTAATCTTTGCCACCCCCTTTGATCCAATATCAGCTGAATCAGTAACATTGCATACAATAATAAGTGCTGAAAGTTCCCTTTCAATAAATAACACAAAATCTACATAATTATctaacaaaaaacacataagaACAAGTGCATACCTTCAACCATGTGAAGACTGTATTCATCTTGGGGTGGAGCGATTCCACTTGTTGCAGTGTTTATAAGCATGGAAGTCTCATCCCATGGAGAATATACAGGCACAAGGGAATGCAATGAAGAAGGATATGCCACAGAAGCTTGCAATGGCACTAAAACTGTTAATTGTTACAAGAAATTGCATGTCAGAATGCCAACAGTTAAATTGAATCCAGCAtcagaaatatatttttattttcactaaGAGGGACAAACCATTTGTTGGTGCCTTTTGTGGGTAAGGATGAATAGCTTTGCGCTTTGGGCGAGGCGGTGGCACATGTGCTACTGTCCCATTCTTTTGGACCTTTAAAAAGTATTTCTGGGCATGACTCCTAATCTGCAATGCAAATACTCagtataaaaaaactaaataaatgaaACCACCATGAACAATAGAGCCAAACTTTACTTAATAACAAATTACAGCACACAGAGCACCAAAGTGCTAGCattattttgctttttattttttccaaatgcCTTTAGGGTTGTAAGTTCATTAACTTTTGCAGTTATGTACAGTTTATAGTAGAGGGCAATCATATAAATGCACTAATGCAAACCTTTTTTGGTGAGGCATAATGCCATGAGAGGCAGTTCTGcagtaaagaaaattttaaactatttcaATCAGCATGTCATATTGTGCTAAACATGTGTATTGATGCATGAAGTTGAACAATCAAAGTTTAAGATCAAttcgagttttttttttttttttttataggtgagATCAGTTTGACAAATATAAACAATGTTGTCACCATAAACATGCTGAAGTATGATTACTGGTCTAAAATTTACAAGGATGCTGACAAGATCCATTGGAGAAAGACAAATTGTAGTAATATTTTGTGTTAAACCCCAGAATGCATCTATTTTCCATGAGCTTGTCCTAGACCCCAGTggtattttgttgttttagatCCTACAATGTATACTGATTGGCTAATATACAGCTACATGTAAAAGTTCATTCAAGTCAAAGTTGACTGAAAACTCCAAGCAAGCTAAAATATGAAGAGATAAGAACCTGAATCACTGTCTTTGAACCAAcaaaatcttcaatttttttccagTCACGGTCAAATCTGAAAAATCCATATAAGAGGCAGATTagagtaaaaaacaagaaaattcaTGAGAAGTCCCATGTCTTTTTTCAGAAAGTACAGACGGCAAACAAGGCTGATCCAGAGATCATATTCAAATGAGTAAAAAGAGctaacaaaaggaaaattacTTTGCCAAATACAAAAAGAGAGGCTGTGTATAAGGGTATTGGAGAAGTGGTAGCCAGTACATTGCAACTTTTTAATGGTAATTCAATAAAAGAGCCCTAGTAAACCAAAAGCAAATGTGAAGTCATAACAGCCTATCTAAATCATATTGTATCAAACCCAACTATAGCTGATCCAGTTATAGCGAGGTTAATGCTGTTTCTGAGGGACAGTGTAGATACCTAACTTTGCTAGCTCAGCTGATTGAGGGATTGCAGTCAGCAAGTGCCCTCATGGCCCCCAGCTGGTGCAGGCGTTATCATGCCGGAGCTGGACACTTCCCATTTTAAGTATTTTGTTTCATAACCCCTGTGGCTTCAATTAAGGGTAATGCCACTGAATCTTTGGGTATCAGGTTAGCAGAGATAATCCACCTCATTTCCCAAACCATGGTATCTTTCCCCTCTCCTCCATAAGCATACTGTCAAAGCACACctactttattttataaatcttttttttttcttgggagaaGTGCTCAAAATCAGCGATGACACATCATGATATGTTTGTGATATATCTATTATCAATAATAAACCTCAATTTTGCGAACTTGGCTGTTCATCACAACTTGTGGATCTAGGAGTTCTTCTAAAACGTATCATGATATGTTATCAGCTCTTGTTTTCTAATGCTTGTTAGTTTTTCATTACCTGTAACTAAACTATCTAAAGCATAAGCAGCAAAACAGAGCaagaaagataaaattaataagaaaaaagtaaacaaagaaacaaacataTACAAATGAATGAGAATCAATTGCAGAAATTGCCCAACCAAAAAGCCAACTCGCGGAAATTCATCAGGTTTTAAAAGTGTGAAGAGACAGCCTGGTGTATTAAGTTCTTTGGTTGacaatgagaaaagaaaaactaaaaagatcCAAAGATTTATAAATCATCTATTTTGCGGCATTTTCTCGAGAACCAATTGGATAAAGGAGAATGAATAGGGATGAAGAAAGTACAGTTGAAGTGCTTCGAGAAATTTGTCGTGCTCTTCCTCGGTCCAGCTCTCTCTGGACTTGGTTATGGTGTAGGGTTTCCTGACCTTCTTGCCTGAGCCATCACCAGAAGTTAACGAGGCCATGGGTTTAGGGTTGGAAGAGCTGGAGTTCATGTCGTTGTCAAGAGCGCATTGGTAGAGAAACTTTTACAGAAAGAAAGGGTGCTCAGAACGGGCGGGCTCTCTCTCATGTAGTTACAGTTGGTGGGAATGTGGGATGAGCAATCTAAGGCCGCTCAATTAATCGTCGACTTGGAAGACCACACCTGCGCCGATTTAatcgttttttatttttatttttattttgtttggagTTTGGTTTCCACAAATATCcattaatttacttttaaattttaaaatcaccccttaacaatttatttattagaaccTATTAATATTTAacgttataaaatttattatattaccAATTTATTAATACCCTTTAAtgttataaatttcattatctttAAATCATCTCATTAATTAATGTTACATCTTTCTTGTTGGGGCATTTCAGACATTTTATCTGTGGGTCTGTAATTTACTTCCAAATTTTGGatttaaagttattattattattattattattattattattattattattattattattattgttgttgttgttgtgatTCTAATTCTTTCGCAAAAGTTTGACGGCAGAGTGAGTGGAGGAGGGCGCTCGACTTTTGCAGTCGTAGGAGTTGAATAGCTCGCGAGTCATGAGCCGAGGATTTAGGCCGCAAGTGTAGTCGTGGAATCTAAAAGGGGGCGGGTCCCGCCAGAGACTTTAGATTGGTTACCACCGGGTTTCTCTGCTCCACTAGTTTAAGCAGCAAATCCGTATCCGTTTAAATTGCCGAATTGTTACATCCTTGACCCTCTTCTTAAAGACTTATCCGCTTGGTTTTATTCAAATTTCTTTATAGAAACTTTTTGAGAGTTTGGCacaaaaatagtatattttgtcattttgaataaataaataaaaatatatatatatatatatatatatatatatatatatatttaaattcgtatttttttattatgtaatgGTTCATGCGTGTATGgtccttttaatttaaatgacaTATGCAcgttttaatttttcttaaaaatcataattatttacctaataaaagatgtttgtttatttaatccATAATTTCATGAGACATAATAAAAACGTGTATCGGAGTATTTGTGATatgagaaaatttttaattatatatatatataaataaacttctcttaattttataaacacGTTTTAAAATCGTCAAAATCCTTTAAACCAAAATCGagaatatctacatgattgaaTGCAAATcatatatttgtaaatttaaaatttatcaaatatcctatttatttaaagtcaatctaggtatttcataaaatttcaaatctattAGAATTATGTGTATTTAATCAAAATCTtcatataaacaaaattaacctgataaaaaaatatcaagctttgcatttttttttttttttggctacattaaatatttgcatattttttggCATTATGCCTAACCTTTTTTTTGgagttaaaattttgaatctagAGCAAGGAAAAGATACGACTATGACTGTCATGATCATCCAGTTACGTGAACAAATCTTTATTTGTTCGGCCAGCTTAATTCTGTTTAAgggcaagggaaagaaaaaacaaccaCGGGAACTATGACACTAGCGATGGAAATTTGGTAGTCCATAAAATGGGCAGCGGGCACAATACCATTCGAGTTAGGTCTGATTCAAAATTATAGGCCCTTTGGGTATGGAGTTTCTGTAGTGAATGTCTAGTCCCAGACTCTATTGATCAAATAGAGGTTTCCCATCAAGAGgttaattgaatttttgttcCTATTGATGTACTACATTAACTAAAATATgttagtttaataattttgattagtGAACTTTATCAAATAACATTATGTCTaaactaaaaatcaaataataaattaaaaagttgatttaaatcatttaataaaaaatattatgttttgaCATTTTCTAAGTATCtaacaatgaaattaaaaaataataataacaattgaaaatttaccgagtgtttaataaaatttaatacttaatacttattatttattaatttaaattgattttaaattaaattattttttagttattaacttaaaacttttcacttattttttactttaaatattaaggttgtttattaaattaatttaaaatttattttaagttattgaaTTGATGTATTTATCATcatgtagaccccaaaatttatctcatttaattaattaatttatttattattatatttttaacctaatattttaaacccattttattttaatttttaattttcaactttaattttattattattattattattttatcttattttatttttatttattttctctttcttccccCTCTCTCTCATCCCCATGGCAACCCTCacttaccttttctttttttcctcattttccatttttctttcttctttcctctttcctttttccccACACccatattctttattttctccctttttctctctGACTCACCCCTCATATCACTATCGTGGCCCCCACGATGCCCAACGACCATCTTGCGCCGGCTACCCTCTTGTTTCTTTttcgtttttcttcttctctctttctttcactctctctctctccctcatcCCCATGATGGCTGCCCATCTCACCACCGCTACCGATGACGCTACTATAGTGACACCATTGCTGGCGATGCCACCGTCGACTGACAGTCTCCTCCACTGTCGGCGACTGCCCCCCACTCCGGCCGTATCTTCCATGTCTCTatatttctctctcttttttttctccaccCCGACACTCATTCTTTCTACTTTCATTGTAGAGGTAAccatttctttcttcattttgatTTACACAGTACTTTGTTTGGagattttggttttgtttgtttgggcTTTGGATTGTGTTTACGGGCTTTAAGGATGTTGGGCTTACATGATTGTTGATTTTGATTGCAGATTTGCATGATTTGGGCTTACATGTTATTAGATATTGTTATTAGGcttatttgaatttcttttatttttgtttttcttgatgtTTGGATGGGTGTTTTGGCACTGTGCCGAGAGTGGAGAAACATGGAAGCAGTTGGGGCAAGTGAAGAAGGGCATGGGTTGAACTCACCACCGTACcctcctaataggtaacctgaccagattcgactttggtttttcatagtttttttcAGATAAGGAGTCACAgagttttctttattattttgtttttccttaaaaaataaaataaaaataaatggcgaatacaagttttttttctaaaaaatcaaattttcacaaaaaaaaaaaaaaaaaaactagtcaCCCATCAAGTGAAAAATTCAGGGTCCACATACAATTAacgtttattattaaaaaaactaattaatatttatttttattaatcttaataaataaatttattatttaacattcatatttaaagtattataaatttataagataacctttaaatatttactataaaaaaaatgaatcattgGTTTGAACTCAGgctattaaatatattattattagatGTGGCtaaacatgataaaaaaaagaataataaatgaactattttgacttaatacttaaaatgatttttagctATAGGTTACGatgttaagttattttatcaaacatatttaatctactcaataatttaaacatatttaatttatttgaaaacttaaattaCTTTAGGTCATTCGATTGATTTACCAAAATCATCTACATTTATTTAG includes the following:
- the LOC100249962 gene encoding protein REVEILLE 8 isoform X1; the encoded protein is MNSSSSNPKPMASLTSGDGSGKKVRKPYTITKSRESWTEEEHDKFLEALQLFDRDWKKIEDFVGSKTVIQIRSHAQKYFLKVQKNGTVAHVPPPRPKRKAIHPYPQKAPTNVLVPLQASVAYPSSLHSLVPVYSPWDETSMLINTATSGIAPPQDEYSLHMVEADIGSKGVAKISNSDVCGIGRSSRTLPSSELQKQRKQGSALHGIPDFSEVYTFIGSVFDPDSEGQIEKLKEMDPINFETVLLLMRNLTINLSSPDFEPIREVLSSYDANSKSVGVDAGSPGKVQSTDLSC
- the LOC100249962 gene encoding protein REVEILLE 8 isoform X2 — protein: MNSSSSNPKPMASLTSGDGSGKKVRKPYTITKSRESWTEEEHDKFLEALQLFDRDWKKIEDFVGSKTVIQIRSHAQKYFLKVQKNGTVAHVPPPRPKRKAIHPYPQKAPTNVLVPLQASVAYPSSLHSLVPVYSPWDETSMLINTATSGIAPPQDEYSLHMVEADIGSKGVAKISNSDVCGIGRSSRTLPSSELQKQRKQGSALHGIPDFSEVYTFIGSVFDPDSEGQIEKLKEMDPINFETWQTGE